From the Labeo rohita strain BAU-BD-2019 chromosome 21, IGBB_LRoh.1.0, whole genome shotgun sequence genome, the window GTTCTGCACAACATACAAACAGAGTCCCATATGACTTCCTGCACTTCGCTTTTAATATATGACATAAAactatgtttattattgcaAATCATGTCAATAATCAATGGTGAAGGATTTGACTCTGTGCCATCAAGTGCCCCCTGGAGGAACAAACAGGAGGATCTTCATCTTCCACACAAACACTCATCAGTTAGTGACAAACATTTACATCCTGTCAGGGGTTCAGGAAtgtacattaaaggagaagtccacttccagaacaacaatgtacaaataatgtactcacccccttgtcgtccaagatgttcctgtctttctttcttcagtcgtgaagaaatgatggtttttaagaaaaacatttcaggatttttctccatataatggactgatatggtgccctgagtttgaacttccaaaatgtagtttaaatgcagcttcaaaggctctaaatgatcccagggtcttatctagagaaacaatctgtcatttttaattttttttttaaattaaaatttgcatactttttaagcacaaaagctggtgtagcacaggctctgggatgcacgtccacgacgctacgtactattgaatcacgtcgaaaggtcacgcggaactacagacccagtgtttacaaagcgaatgcgcaaacACTAAGAAAATGCAAgcaagtcaaacactgtttacaagcaaaaaggtacaacaatgtcggacgattctgaagttgtaggagaaaatgagatggagtttttcaccatactctacctttctgagccAGATTAcgcagacgatgaacttagaggCTGCTGCGAAACAAGTCTCTCAAGACCACGTTCAAATAAGACAGGGTGGTGCACATGTGGAAAATGCCAACCATTGCCAACGGAGCAAGAATCTCAATGCTGTCACAAATGAAGCATATCTATTCCACTGTCGGAAAGAATCAGCAAGTCAGGTGGTGAGTCACGCatgaccttttgacgtgattcaatagtacgtagcgatgtggacgcacatcccagagctagcgctacaccagcttttgtgcttaaagtatacaaatttaattttttcgcaaaaaatgactgatcgtttctctagataagacccttcttcctcggctgggatcatttagagcctttgaagctgcatttaaactacattttggaagttcaaaatcggggcaccaatgaagtccattatatggagaaaaatcctgaaatgttttccttaaaaaccataatttctttatgactgaagacagaaaaacaagaacatcttggatgacaaagggggtgagtacattatatgtaaactgttgttctggaaatgaacttctcctttaattactttttaaaatccaaatgAAAAAATAGGAACACTTGTATGTCTTGTATTAGCAACAATTCACAGTttgaaaatacaattttcaacCTATCACtattacttaaaaaagaaaatagccTAAGGTTTGAATGTCTCTGCTCCAAAACTCTGTAAAATGgagaagaaggaaaaaaaaaataataataatttactgttGCTTCTGATCACACAGCAAAAGTGCTGTTCTTTCAGTATttctatctctttttttttcagtctaaaGATTCTGAAATCAACATACGTGTACTGGAGAAGCAGAATTTGAAAGATAATTCATcatgttttctgtgaaacttaatcaaaatgaattaagtaagtttatgattaaaacaagaacaaatatctgcaaATGGCCTCAGTCAACTcaattcaaagggaaaacaagtttttgtttCCCAGAATGACAGATCTGTACATGTATCTTCATTTAAGGAATTCTGTACTGGTAAACAAGACATAAGTACTGCGAaacattgatttttttgcagtgcacaCAACATTTAATACTATGACTTTACAAATTTAAGACATATGCCTTAATTTATGACCTTTCAAGGCCTTAATTTGTGGAAGGATTATGTGAACACCTGCATAAACCctgatgaacaaacatgaattaacagtgagtaattaatatAAGACTCAGTGtttaaaggcaaaaaaaaaaaaaaagccatctGTCTGAACATTTTTCAGGCCATGTCATAATTCCTTTAACCATCACTACTGAAGATGTTTGAAGTAGTTTTTCTACTtggatgaaaaaacaaaaaaaagttcatattaAATAAAGGGGGGAAAACATGTCATCATATAGTGCTCTGctatatgtgcaaaaaaaaaaccccatcaCATCACACTTAAACATTGTAACACcactttctaaaacaaaaataatactattaatacaCTAAACTCAGTGGGATAAAATCAAAAGCACATATTAACTGTACTAAGCTATTTTGATTACCCCATTTTTGTTATCATAAAAATACACTTACTTAAAGATACAAAATTTGACTCATggcacatttattttctaacgAGAAATCATTTAGCAAAGTGTCTATTTTAGTCAGAATGATTGTGTTCTGTCTGTGACGTACGGCCCAGCCCTACTAGCAGATACTATCCAGTGAGAAGCAGAATCACTGACCCTCTGTCCCTCCTGCAGTTTGCGCTCAGCGGTGGTGGTCAGGGTTCCTGTGGCGCCCGTCACCGACTGGTTCTCCTGGAAACGCTTCAGTTCTGAAAgagtgtgcatttatttatagaaaaatgCAGTTGATTTGATCTAGGAATCTTGTTATTCCTCCTCCTTTTCCAACTTACCAAGCGTTTTCAGGCACAGTTCCGTCTGTTTCAGGTCCAGTTCAGCTTTGCACTGCTCCAGCTCGGCTTTACACTGCATGAGCTCCACGCTCTCGTGATCCGTGTCTCGCCTGTGTGTTGAAGCCAAACGCCGTGAGCGCCGTGGGCCGTTGGCATCACTCAGAGGAGGGAAAATGGGAGCTGGAGCGATATGACCCTCTTCCTTCTCCTTCAGAGCAGCAGTGAGCTCCCGGATCTCCTCGTCTCGCTCCTtcgaaacaaaaacagaaaatggtcacaaatgtcaaaaatttacaACCTGTACATAGTAATAACATGAGCTTTGAAAGCAGTTCAGTTgtattaagaataaataaataaaataaataaataaaaatgaactttattcagcaaatgaaaaataaaatgtttaatgatttttacaaaaacattgtgcagcacaactgttttcaacattgctaataatcagaaatgtttgttgagcagcaaatcagcacattcatgtgaaaattcagctttgatcacagcttAATACATAATCACTTGTACATCATTTAAATGACATCACTGACCTCCAGCTCTTGACTATAATATTTCTTCAGGCTGTTCTTCAAGTTGTTAATTTTGTTCTCGCATCTCTTCTCCATCAGATCCCTCTCGGTTTCCAGAGTCTCGCTGCACAAGGAAAGGAACTTAAACATCCACATGATCCACAACAACATACTAGATGTATGGATTCTTTTCTTTATCCTCAGAAGCACTAGTCATGTACCTGAAGTCATCCTGCATGCGGTTGATGACCTCCATCATCTCAGTGCAGACCTCCTCTCGAACCATGGCCTCCAGCTCCTCTTTCTCCTGCCGCTGACGCAGCACCTCACGCTTCAGAACATCGATGGCCTTCAGCAGCGCCTGCACACACAATACAGCGGATTACACGACAGGAGAGGGCTAGAGAAAGATAAGTAAAGTCTCTGAGACAGTCATTAACagagtaactgattacatgcaGTCTGGATAACGCAACCAGATTCAATCATTTCACGAAACCCCTGCAGCTCCTTCATGAACCCCAGTTGGGCAATCTCGACttaatgtgtgaccctggaccacaaaactagtcataaggaaaatgatttatacatcatctgaaagctgaataaataatataatatatacatagaaatatataatataaataataagctttccattggtgtatggtttgttatgataggacaatatttggctgaaatgcaactatttgaaaatctggaatctgagggcgcaaaataaaaatctaaatattgagaaaatcaccttttactatcaaaaattaggttttgatatatttacggtatgaaatttacaaaatatcttcatggaacatgatctttacttaatatcctaatgatttttggcataaaagaagaatcaataattttgacccatacaatgtattgctggaTATTCCTACAAATACAGAGTACACCCGTGTTACTTAAGACTGCTTTTGTTGTtgagggtcacatataatgtttAATACTGTTAATAATGATTgcaatacattttctttttatttgtattttatatcaaCATGGTACAAgtttatcctatttaaatcaatgtgaggtAGGTCAAAATCCAATCCAATGTAATGAATTAAGCTACTAACTACaatttgtcatgtaatttgtaatcagtATGGTCTCTCTTATGATGAATCAAATAACACGGTATGTACTTCAGGATCAAACATGGTGATGTCTCCTTCCTCGTCACTCTCTTCCTCATCCTCCTCCAGTAACGTGGTGTCGTTGGGGTGCGTTGGCTGCTCACGAAGCAGCGACAGGATGTAGGCCACACGCGTCTTACTGCACGGGCCGTGCACCAGCTGACAGAACGGAGAGATACGTGTGAACGGAGAATGTTGTTTTGTGTCCAGAAGACGACAGATAAATCGTTTCGTCATGTTGTTACCTGTGTGGCGATGGCAGAGAACTTGAGCGCTTGGAGCGTCTCGTCGTAGGTGGAGGCGCAGGGGTTGATGTTGACCACCATGCAGGAGCGCCCGTGACCGCAGAAGAAACTCTGCAGGACTCTGGTTAACTTGCTGTCTCTGAACGGAACGACCAGCGGAGGACGAGACCTGTGGCGATGACAGCATAAAATCGATCAGGCGACTGTTGGCCACTAGTGAACCCTCACGCTCCTAACAGCGTCACACTCACTTGTTGGTCTGATTGTGTCTGAGAGCAGTGATGCAGCGGCCCAGCGTCAGCAGAGAGGTGTTGATGTTGTTTGCCTCTTTCATTCTCTCGCCGTTCTGCTGGGCTTTACAGCGTTCAGATCCTGCCAAATCACACACAGACAGCCTGCCGGAACAAAACGAGTTCAGAGTTCGGTCCAATATGGCAATTACAACAAATATCACTTATGAAGAAGTGAACGGTAACGTGGACGGACTTACTCGCTGATTCTGGTCACCTGTCCCAGCGCCGCTTGTGGCTTGACATGTAGAACACGGATAGTAAAGATACTGTGGCTGAAAATGGcaagaaaatacattaatattatattttgtccTCACATAAAATTACCAGTTGCGTGGAGTCACACTGAAATGACAAATTCTCAGAACAATGGTAAATGTGACGGCACCTTAAAGTcacaacaaaacagaaatagCAACAGGTCTCTTCTTTAGtattatgaaaaatgaaaataaaatgtaggaCAAGGGTTTGGCTCCATGTATCAGTTGCTGATAGGATTTTGAGATGTGGGCGCTGCACACAAGCTCAGACATGAGGGATTTAAACGGTTTAAATGATTGGAAAAAAGTCCTGAATGAAGATCCAATTACAGTAAAACATGAATTTCGAAAGGGATTTACTATTAAAGTTAAATCACGCAAGTAATATAgtgtgattattccttaaaaaaaataacgttttaataattttagcagtaatagtggtagtagtagtagtactaatatgtacattCTGCTGAACAATATTTCTGGGCACAATGTCttgaagttaaaccaaacttttattttaacaggttgctgtgaatccctttacatttctgtgtgcaTATGATATGACACTAGTTTTACTCAcatgaaacagtaaaatgctcagaGCAGTTTtggagatgttgttcatgtatttatgtcttcATTTAGTGAGACGGGAGACCCTGAAATCACCGTGAGCGTCACACGTGCTTCAGTAcgagtagtaaacaaaactgcatgtCTGTGCCGTTCATTTACACAGAGATACGcatgtctgtgtttttctgcatCGCAGAAGCATAGGGCCCTACTCATGCTCCTCCTCTGATATAACGGCTGTGATGAGGTTCAGCAGTACCTGCGGCTGGAGTTTTGGTTGAGGTGAGTGCTGGCAAAACTCTGGTTGCGTTGTCCAACTTTAAGCACCTTCCAGGCCTCTTCTGCACTTTGGACCTGAATCCAGGTCAGATCTAATGAAAGGACATGAATGATTTAACATCAAAttgaaagaaatgtaaaaaataaataaataaaaatacaaaaatcaagaggaaattaacacatttaaataaataactgaaaatgtgATTTCTGTTCTGTCTGTGATTCTTACCCTTTACGTAAGGATTTCCATGTTTGTCATCGCTGAGGCGTAGCGTGGCTCTCTTGCGGTACTGAAGTGAAGGCGGAGCGTCCAGGAGATCGTAAAGAAACTCGTTGTAGATCTCATAAAACGAGACCCAGACCGAGAACTGCACACCCTCCTCGAGATCCTCCCCACCGCTGAGACACAGGCCATTCGCCTCCAAACACACGCCATCGGAGTCTGGAGAACAAACAAACACCCACTCAGAAGTAGTTTTACATTAGGATTACCAAAATTCTGCATTCAAAACCTAAAACACATCCAACAAATAAAGCTGGAATTTGTCACTTCTTATAAACAGAACTGCAGTCTCTTTAAGTAGCCTAACATATCAGTATTCACTCAACCAAAATCGGGGCTGAGTGTGAATAATTCTGCCATTGTTTTCAGCGTGCAGTAGCTCAGGGCGGATGTCAAGAGTTCCTCACCCTCCAGCTGTGTGGCGATGTGACTGGTGGCCGAGAGTCCGCTGATGCCGCTGTCCCAGGACAAACCTGCTCGCAGCCTGGACTGATGTCCACCTGTGCTCTCATCCTGAACAAAAAGGATTAATTAGTATTACTGTTCGTGTTTTTACTCTGGAAAAATATgcattcagacatttttcaggattcctacacattttccatttcaaaattctATACTTTCCAAACTCAAATTTCCAAACCCTTCAGTACATTTTTAGACCAAATTTAACATAAATAGTTCGTAGAGCATTACTTTCAGctttatatttagtatatagtacaatcatttttaaatgtttgattttactCAGggattttccattaattttctcaaaatgacaACATACAGAGcccctaaaattaaaaatttaaaaaaaaaaaaaaaaaagagattttgtgCCCTCGAGAATTTATTTACATGCACAATGGACCTGCTTCCTTTGTGCATCACTGCCATCTTGCTATGAATAAGAGGATGGATGCATATGAATTACCAAATCTATTTGCtcaaaatctttcttttcttataCATCTGATATCAAGGCCTAATGTCCAATATAACGCATTCTCTGTGGCGATGGAGAAACCATGACACAAAACAGCTTACCTCTTTCAGCAAAGCATCACGACGCATTTCTTCAGCACGGACCTCTCCGGCGTCCAGTTTACGGACCTCCTGGCTCAGTACAGGCTTGAGGTCCATGGCGGAGTACAGCCGTCCAGACAGCTTCAGGAACACAGAGACTAACGCCCGCGGCAGCAGACCCGCCTCTCCACCTGCACCTGTTGAATCAAAGCAACTCTAGAAGTTAATAACCCATGCAGCTGTACAGAAACATACGCATCAATCCAAAGTGCCAAAACTGCCATCGTACCCTGTATGGTGTAGGTTTTGCCTGAGTTGGTCACACCGTAAGTGTAGAGGAGGCGGTTTTCTCCACGCAGAACATCTCGCACCATCTCCCGTATGGTGTGATCATACACCTCCTGCTGAGACGTCTGCGGTCCAAAAATCTGCACAAACGAGAAAAGTCATGTGAAGCCACATCCAGGGTGAAACTCGACAGTAAAGATTCCTTCATGGCAGACACGGTACCTTTGTGAAGGTGAACTTGTGCAGGCTCTGAGCGACTCCTCTCTCTGCACTCTTCATGTTGCGGGAGTCTTTGGGCGCTCGCAGAAGCAGACTGTCCTCGGACTGCACATTCACACAACCCTGAAGAGCAGATACAGCACAGCCACTGTTAGCCAAACAAGCCCttccttaattaaaaaaaaaaaaaaaaaaaaaaaaaaaaaaaagtgagtgtGTCAAATTCCTTCACCTGCTCCTCTCCCTGCTCCTTCTCCACTTCAGTAAGAGGACGGATCCGCAGGAAAACCTTCAACTTGTCTGATCCATCATCAGCGCTGCCTCTCCTACTCACATCAGGCTTTGTCTGCGCAAACAGATGAAAGATTACATCACAGCGCCTGAGGTGTTAACCATTAAGCAAGCAGTTTGTGTTGACCGGAGGAAAATCACATTACTTACAACtgtctttaatgaatagaataaTTGTGAGGGAGCTTCTTTGGGCAATGTGATAACCAGAGACATAAGAGCCCACTGAACGAACAGCAACAACATTTCACCATTTCATTTGATAATTATGGttaaataatatacacacagaaatgtttaACACAACAACAGAtattaatgaattttaaaaaataagtgcaCAATCATCTTGCCACATGACATGTCATGACATATTATGTTGTGCATGTGTATTTTAAAGCATTCCACATTTCCTGCATTATTAAAAGGACTTGAATAGCACTCAAGAGTCAATCGTTGGATTTTCCAGCTCTTAAGTTACTGTTGACAGCAGCATCA encodes:
- the kif20a gene encoding kinesin-like protein KIF20A; amino-acid sequence: MALASPCGILSDEEECGAVFESTAADIGALMRSQRFVSPLPEISVITPAADSRTPTQETKPDVSRRGSADDGSDKLKVFLRIRPLTEVEKEQGEEQGCVNVQSEDSLLLRAPKDSRNMKSAERGVAQSLHKFTFTKIFGPQTSQQEVYDHTIREMVRDVLRGENRLLYTYGVTNSGKTYTIQGAGGEAGLLPRALVSVFLKLSGRLYSAMDLKPVLSQEVRKLDAGEVRAEEMRRDALLKEDESTGGHQSRLRAGLSWDSGISGLSATSHIATQLEDSDGVCLEANGLCLSGGEDLEEGVQFSVWVSFYEIYNEFLYDLLDAPPSLQYRKRATLRLSDDKHGNPYVKDLTWIQVQSAEEAWKVLKVGQRNQSFASTHLNQNSSRSHSIFTIRVLHVKPQAALGQVTRISELSVCDLAGSERCKAQQNGERMKEANNINTSLLTLGRCITALRHNQTNKSRPPLVVPFRDSKLTRVLQSFFCGHGRSCMVVNINPCASTYDETLQALKFSAIATQLVHGPCSKTRVAYILSLLREQPTHPNDTTLLEEDEEESDEEGDITMFDPEALLKAIDVLKREVLRQRQEKEELEAMVREEVCTEMMEVINRMQDDFSETLETERDLMEKRCENKINNLKNSLKKYYSQELEERDEEIRELTAALKEKEEGHIAPAPIFPPLSDANGPRRSRRLASTHRRDTDHESVELMQCKAELEQCKAELDLKQTELCLKTLELKRFQENQSVTGATGTLTTTAERKLQEGQRNLKQLRTELQLLGVKLQSGERACCRNTDGEKLRNALSSADSKLVKQDQMLVELHTSLQLVKADLRRKDELLAQLQSSQPPPAPAAPGSCKKRGCGVAVAYVENQPPEKRRFFHSIFPSRTPSRQTRQRPDAGTPYARVLRSRQPSPPSTPIQLRFKY